The genomic segment agAAATATTATCCATTCAACTTGCATATTTATGATATTGAATCTTTTTTAGAatgattttaattgaatataccTGCACGTTGGTTTATTGCATTCAGATAAATTTAGCcctttgctttttaaaatggagattaagtaaaatttgaattttattttgtttaaaattagttttttatatttttaaatggttttgatACATTGAtatcacaaataattttttaaaaataaaaaaaattattttaatatatttataaataaaaaatacttaaaaaatagtCACTAACACAATAACAAACACTCATTGATTtactaaatttgttttaatattagttttatactttagatatatatataaaaaaaaatcaaagcaacaaacatattttttcaacCACCAAAccaacttttgattttttttcctttctttttatcaataatatatatatatatatatatatatatatatatatatatatatatatatatatatatatatatagctaggaAGGCAGGCAGGCACGCAGCCGCCTCTATTACAAAATTTAATACTGTGCACTTGCCATAATGTATAGGAATCCAAAAGCCGCCCCTCCCCTATATAAAGACCATAAATGACACCATGAATCAAATCACAGATTCACATAAGCTAGTATCTAGTAATCAACTATGAGCCACTTAACCACATTTCTCACCTCCTCTCTCCTCTTTAGCCTTCTCATCGTCTCTACTAATGCAGCCACCTTCGAAATCCGAAACAATTGCCCTTACACTGTGTGGGCCGCAGCCTCACCTGGCGGTGGGCGCCGTCTAGACCGTGGCCAGACTTGGTATCTTAATGTGCCTGCTGGCACGTCCATGGCTCGTATTTGGGGCAGGACAAATTGTAACTTTGATGGTAGTGGTAGGGGTCGTTGCCAAACTGGGGATTGCACCGGTGGCCTAGAGTGCAAGGGCTGGGGTGTCCCTCCCAACACTCTAGCTGAATATGCGCTAAATCAGTTTGGTAACTtggatttttatgatatatCCCTTGTTGATGGATTTAATATCCCTATGGAATTTAGTCCAACATCAAGCGGTGGCTCAGGGAAGTGTCAAGCGCTTCTCTGCACAGCAGATATTAATGGGCAATGTCCTAATGAATTGAGGGCTCCTGGTGGGTGTAATAACCCATGCACTGTGTTTAAAACTAACGAATATTGCTGCACTAATGGGCAGGGGAGCTGTGGCCCTACCTATTTCTCAAGGTTTTTTAAGGATAGGTGCCCTACTTCTTACAGCTATCCCCAGGATGACCCTTCGAGCACATTTACATGCCCTGGCGGGACCAACTATAGGGTTATCTTTTGCCCTTGGGGGTCTCCTCATTTCCCCTTGGAGATGGTTGAAGAACAGCGTGCAGAGCAAGTAAGAAGCTAAGAGCATAGCTGACGACctgatttataataaatattatgcgCTGCCTTGAAAATCTGGTGAAATGAGGTCCGTGTATTATGTATGGCTGTGTgtgtctttttcttcttcttttttcctacGTCTAAAAGAACGAAATACGAGCCTGTGTGTTTTGTTCTTGCCTGTTTCCATGCTGGGATGTAATAAAAATTCGAGTGAAATAAAGAAATGTTTAATCATGCATATGCctatgagtttattttttttaaaattaataatataggTGTTCTGTTCGGTTCAACTTGCGTGcatctcaatttattttatgaattttaaaattaataattatataaatatttaatgacactaaaatttataaaatttaaactattaacttttagaaaa from the Populus nigra chromosome 1, ddPopNigr1.1, whole genome shotgun sequence genome contains:
- the LOC133691447 gene encoding osmotin-like protein OSM34, translated to MSHLTTFLTSSLLFSLLIVSTNAATFEIRNNCPYTVWAAASPGGGRRLDRGQTWYLNVPAGTSMARIWGRTNCNFDGSGRGRCQTGDCTGGLECKGWGVPPNTLAEYALNQFGNLDFYDISLVDGFNIPMEFSPTSSGGSGKCQALLCTADINGQCPNELRAPGGCNNPCTVFKTNEYCCTNGQGSCGPTYFSRFFKDRCPTSYSYPQDDPSSTFTCPGGTNYRVIFCPWGSPHFPLEMVEEQRAEQVRS